The following are encoded together in the Babylonia areolata isolate BAREFJ2019XMU chromosome 30, ASM4173473v1, whole genome shotgun sequence genome:
- the LOC143275628 gene encoding uncharacterized protein LOC143275628, translating to MDSSSGHFFTVLLIPLLVCSPPVSSAAPPWSGGARDRTQWRRGQEEFFPFPYNLVPGVPDEAWTPGVRGEEMMSGEEMRSVRPTLNNVFLTHSGIVLGGPGQGLEPSKRHLDSIAGHLLRRRSVRSVGQRPSGKTVLAPYYDYQRQGGLYADFFVRPGVQGHKRYIDSIAGDLIKKSVSPLEKRYVDSITGDLLKKSDHEKRYVDSITGDLLKKSSSNHEKRYVDSITGDLLKKSDHEKRYVDSITGELLKKSDHEKRYVDSITGDLLKKSDHEKHYVDSITGELLKKSDHEKRYVDSITGDLLKKSDHEKRYVDSITGGLLKKSDHEKRYVDSITGDLLKKSDHEKRYVDSITGDLLKKSDYEKRYVDSITGDLLKKSDYEKSYVDSITGDLLKKSDYEKRYVDSITGDLLKKSDHEKRYVDSITGDLLKKSDHEKRYVDSITGDLLKKSDHEKRYIDSITGDLLKKSSANHEKRYVDSITGDLLKKSDPEKRYVDSITGDLLKKSDHEKRYVDSITGDLLKKSDHEKRYVDSITGDLLKRSDHEKRYVDSITGGLLKKSDHEKRYVDSITGGLLKKSDHEKRYVDSITGGLLKKADHEKRYVDSITGGLLKKSDHEKRYVDSITGDLLKRSDHEKRYIDSITGDLLKKSTASHQKRYLDSVAGSLLLKKSTSLLDKDYSDSISGGDLHEKLPGATAEERHRTSGRQMKPQTPSDRRYVDSVDEHVTKERQNHHQKRYIDSITGGLLKKSDQTVAEPATQTAFGQIQSYADSISDQAQGKQHTESLLGEGKQYANSVGGHLIAEDPVHLVKDPSQARYMFSGNGKRSKATDQGEEEHLASDVAGNHTTKEPTEKSPHHHRQKRFIDSIASNLLKRDGSTTGIQKRSADKRYIDSIQGDLLKRHENKRYIDSITGDLKRPENKRYIDSIAGDLLKRQATKRYIDSITGDLLKRPENKRYIDSIAGDLLKRPSAKRYIDSVMGDLLKRPSSKRYIDSISGDLLKRPSSKRYIDSISGDLLKRPSSERYIDSIAGDLLKRPSSKRYIDSIAGDLLKRPSSKRYIDSIAGDLLKRPSSERYIDSIAGDLLKRPSSERYIDSIMGDLLKRPSSERYIDSIAGDLLKRPSSKRYIDSIAGDLLKRPSSKRYIDSIAGDLLKRPSSERYIDSIAGDLLKRPSSKRYIDSIAGDLLKRPVSKRYIDSISGDLLKRRPQSGWYTDSDSGGSTPPQRKRYVDTVSGYLLKRPFRTKHYYIDSVAGDLLKRSSSVDQQQSFLVPLPGDFPTTGSGYFLSPAEDGRLRKQQDIIKDGSSVHGSMPSIVSVDGSMQTMGIGAPHHFTKRAVHSEIKAASEDE from the coding sequence TTCACCACCTGTGTCATCAGCTGCACCGCCGTGGAGTGGAGGAGCAAGGGACAGAACCCAGTGGAGAAGAGGTCAAGAAGAGTTCTTTCCTTTCCCGTATAACCTAGTACCCGGCGTACCCGACGAGGCGTGGACcccaggggtgaggggtgaggagatGATGAGTGGGGAGGAGATGAGGTCCGTGAGGCCCACCCTGAACAACGTCTTCCTCACCCACTCCGGCATCGTCCTTGGCGGACCTGGGCAGGGTCTGGAACCAAGCAAGCGTCACCTTGACTCCATCGCAGGGCACCTGCTGAGAAGGAGGAGCGTCCGAAGCGTTGGTCAACGGCCTTCAGGAAAGACGGTTCTGGCACCGTATTATGATTACCAAAGGCAGGGCGGTTTGTATGCTGACTTTTTTGTGCGTCCCGGTGTGCAAGGTCATAAGCGCTACATCGACTCCATAGCTGGTGATCTCATCAAGAAGTCTGTATCCCCTCTGGAAAAGCGTTATGTGGATTCTATTACTGGCGACCTTTTGAAAAAGTCTGATCATGAAAAGCGTTATGTGGATTCTATTACTGGCGACCTTCTGAAAAAGTCTTCATCAAATCACGAAAAGCGTTATGTGGATTCCATTACTGGCGACCTTTTGAAAAAATCTGATCATGAAAAGCGTTATGTGGATTCCATCACTGGTGAACTTTTGAAAAAGTCTGATCATGAAAAGCGTTATGTGGATTCTATTACTGGCGACCTTCTGAAAAAGTCTGACCATGAAAAGCATTATGTGGATTCCATCACTGGTGAACTTTTGAAAAAGTCTGATCACGAAAAGCGTTATGTGGATTCGATTACTGGCGACCTTCTGAAAAAGTCTGATCATGAAAAGCGTTATGTGGATTCCATCACTGGTGGTCTATTGAAAAAGTCTGATCACGAAAAGCGTTATGTGGATTCTATTACTGGCGACCTTCTGAAAAAGTCTGATCATGAAAAGCGTTATGTGGATTCCATCACTGGCGACCTTTTGAAAAAGTCTGATTATGAAAAGCGTTATGTGGATTCAATCACTGGTGACCTTTTGAAAAAATCTGATTATGAAAAGAGTTATGTGGATTCTATCACTGGCGACCTTTTGAAAAAATCTGATTATGAAAAGCGTTATGTGGATTCAATCACTGGTGACCTTTTGAAAAAGTCTGATCATGAAAAGCGTTATGTGGATTCTATTACTGGGGACCTGTTGAAAAAGTCTGATCACGAAAAGCGTTATGTGGATTCTATTACTGGGGACCTGTTGAAAAAGTCTGATCACGAAAAGCGTTACATAGATTCTATTACTGGCGACCTTCTGAAAAAGTCTTCAGCAAATCACGAAAAGCGTTATGTGGATTCTATTACTGGTGACCTTTTGAAAAAGTCTGATCCCGAAAAGCGTTATGTGGATTCTATTACTGGCGACCTTTTGAAAAAGTCTGATCATGAAAAGCGTTATGTGGATTCCATTACTGGCGACCTTTTGAAAAAGTCTGATCATGAAAAGCGTTATGTGGATTCCATTACTGGTGACCTTTTGAAAAGGTCTGATCATGAAAAGCGTTATGTGGATTCCATCACTGGTGGTCTATTGAAAAAGTCTGATCATGAAAAGCGTTATGTGGATTCCATCACTGGTGGTCTATTGAAAAAGTCTGATCATGAAAAGCGTTATGTGGATTCCATCACTGGTGGTCTACTGAAAAAGGCTGATCATGAAAAGCGTTATGTGGATTCCATCACTGGTGGTCTATTGAAAAAATCTGATCATGAAAAGCGTTATGTAGATTCTATAACTGGCGACCTTCTAAAAAGGTCTGATCATGAAAAGCGTTACATAGATTCTATAACTGGCGACCTTCTGAAAAAGTCTACTGCAAGTCATCAGAAACGTTACTTGGATTCTGTTGCTGGCAGTCTGTTGTTGAAAAAGTCCACCTCTCTTCTGGACAAAGACTATTCAGATTCTATTTCTGGCGGTGACTTGCATGAAAAGCTGCCTGGCGCCACAGCAGAAGAAAGGCACAGAACAAGCGGCAGGCAGATGAAACCACAAACTCCATCTGACAGAAGATATGTTGACTCTGTCGACGAGCACGTGACCAAGGAGCGGCAAAACCATCACCAGAAAAGGTACATCGATTCCATCACGGGTGGTCTGCTGAAGAAGTCTGATCAGACAGTGGCTgagccagccacacagacagcgtTTGGGCAAATACAGAGTTATGCTGACTCGATTAGTGACCAAGCGCAAGGCAAGCAGCACACAGAGTCATTGCTTGGTGAGGGAAAGCAGTATGCAAATTCTGTTGGTGGCCATCTCATCGCAGAGGACCCTGTCCACTTGGTCAAAGACCCTTCCCAGGCACGGTATATGTTTTCGGGGAACGGGAAAAGATCAAAGGCGACTGACCAGGGAGAAGAAGAGCATTTGGCTTCAGACGTTGCAGGAAACCACAcgacaaaagaacccacggagaAAAGTCCACACCACCACCGACAGAAACGATTCATTGATTCCATAGCTTCCAATCTCCTCAAACGGGACGGCTCTACAACAGGGATACAAAAGCGATCAGCTGACAAAAGATATATTGATTCCATTCAAGGCGACCTTCTGAAGAGACATGAAAATAAAAGATATATCGATTCCATAACAGGCGACCTAAAGCGACCAGAAAATAAAAGATATATTGACTCGATTGCAGGTGACCTTTTAAAGCGACAAGCTACAAAAAGATATATCGATTCCATAACAGGCGACCTTCTCAAACGACCAGAGAATAAAAGATACATTGATTCTATTGCAGGCGATCTTCTGAAACGACCATCTGCCAAAAGGTACATCGATTCCGTAATGGGCGACCTTTTAAAGCGACCATCCTCTAAAAGATATATTGATTCCATATCAGGCGACCTTTTAAAGCGACCATCCTCTAAAAGATATATTGATTCCATATCAGGCGACCTTTTGAAGCGACCATCCTCTGAAAGATACATCGATTCCATAGCAGGCGACCTTTTGAAGCGACCATCCTCTAAAAGATATATTGACTCCATAGCAGGCGACCTTTTGAAGCGACCATCCTCTAAAAGATATATCGATTCCATAGCAGGCGACCTTTTGAAGCGACCATCATCTGAAAGATACATCGATTCCATAGCAGGCGACCTTTTGAAGCGACCATCATCTGAAAGATACATCGATTCCATAATGGGCGACCTTCTGAAGCGACCATCATCTGAAAGATATATCGATTCCATAGCAGGTGACCTTTTGAAGCGACCATCCTCTAAAAGATACATCGATTCCATTGCAGGCGACCTTTTGAAGCGACCATCCTCTAAAAGATATATCGATTCCATTGCAGGCGACCTTTTGAAGCGACCATCATCTGAAAGATATATCGATTCCATAGCAGGCGACCTTTTGAAGCGACCATCCTCTAAAAGATATATCGACTCTATAGCAGGCGATCTTCTCAAACGACCAGTTTCCAAAAGATACATCGATTCCATATCAGGCGACCTTCTCAAGCGACGACCACAGAGTGGATGGTACACCGACTCAGACTCAGGAGGCTCCACGccaccacagagaaagagatacgttGACACCGTCTCGGGATACCTCTTAAAACGGCCGTTCAGAACCAAACATTACTACATCGACTCCGTCGCTGGAGACCTGTTGAAGCGAAGCAGCTCAGTGGACCAGCAGCAGTCGTTTCTAGTCCCTCTCCCAGGCGATTTTCCAACAACAGGAAGCGGATATTTTCTCTCTCCCGCCGAGGACGGACGCCTGCGAAAACAACAAGACATCATCAAAGATGGAAGCAGCGTGCACGGGAGCATGCCCAGTATAGTAAGCGTGGACGGAAGCATGCAAACGATGGGCATTGGCGCGCCACATCACTTCACTAAACGTGCTGTGCACTCCGAGATCAAGGCAGCCTCTGAGGACGAGTAA